The proteins below come from a single Solea senegalensis isolate Sse05_10M linkage group LG2, IFAPA_SoseM_1, whole genome shotgun sequence genomic window:
- the ildr1a gene encoding immunoglobulin-like domain-containing receptor 1a, translated as MGNLILTVLVLLHLSTELLSIQVIVPETERRTTLFASVILRCDYSTSANAQDVLVTWRYKSFCKDPVLEFYSTAYQAALQLGQDPANDCPDRQRKVRTVIQKRGLNEPILGAEYRERKITIRNKADLVITEVMWWDNGVYFCTIDAAGDTAGDSDREIKLIVYHWLTVLLIILGALLLILLFGICCCQCCPQKCCCYVRCPCCPRTCCCPEKAVMQHRMIREAQKAMAPWVNGQPIYAPISSNASTQGVPILYSGSFSDHPTKQNFAMAPMHMQHQASPLPPYHMNGSANGSIQAHSQVLDYLENQVRGLDLVAPQMGPHAVQNMAPLQHQLPLQPQHQLPLQPQHQPQRHSPTAVPFTPGPPSMLSALDEMGVRGVERRVITLPPIIHHVPSFSRKGPGGGSGGGGGARGDPRMSSQSSGSTNPSGAGAYRDRRVYRERDASPPRRGILREYSDDSDWDNRRGRAPRRGSRNGRGGSAARRGGTGSSGSRVRARSRDDLMEELYRRAPRRERSYSPPQRRKGSWSSDEEDYRRQKGGKVNDWPEKPPSYFAIEPGQSNSRGNYNQLSDRSSRSGTSVVI; from the exons ATGGGAAACCTGATACTGAcggtgctggtgctgctgcacCTGTCCACGG AGCTGCTGTCCATCCAGGTCATCGTCCCGGAGACGGAGCGGAGGACGACTCTGTTTGCCTCCGTGATTCTTCGCTGCGACTATTCCACCTCGGCGAACGCCCAGGATGTCCTGGTCACCTGGAGATACAAGTCCTTCTGTAAAGACCCCGTGCTGGAGTTCTACTCCACAG cttaTCAGGCGGCTCTGCAGCTCGGTCAGGATCCCGCCAACGACTGTCCGGACCGGCAGCGCAAAGTCCGCACCGTGATCCAGAAGAGAGGCCTGAACGAGCCCATCCTGGGCGCCGAGTACAGAGAACGCAAAATCACCATTCGAAACA AGGCTGACCTGGTGATCACCGAGGTGATGTGGTGGGATAACGGCGTGTACTTCTGCACCATCGACGCCGCCGGCGACACGGCAGGCGACTCGGATCGCGAGATCAAACTCATCGTTTACC acTGGCTCACCGTCCTGCTCATCATCCTCGGCGCCCTCCTGCTCATCTTACTGTTTGGCATTTGTTGCTGTCAGTGCTGCCCGCAGAAGTGCTGCTGCTACGTCCGCTGCCCGTGCTGCCCGCGGACGTGCTGCTGCCCGGAAAAAG CCGTGATGCAGCACAGGATGATACGGGAGGCTCAGAAGGCGATGGCTCCGTGGGTGAACGGCCAACCCATCTACGCTCCCATCAGCTCCAACGCCTCCACACAGGGCGTCCCAATACTCTATTCAG GCTCGTTCTCGGACCACCCTACTAAACAAAACTTTGCCATGGCTCCCATGCACATGCAGCACCAGGCCTCCCCTCTCCCTCCGTACCATATGAACGGCAGTGCCAACGGCAGCATCCAAGCCCACAGTCAGGTGCTGGATTACCTGGAGAACCAGGTGAGGGGCCTGGATTTAGTGGCACCCCAAATGGGTCCACACGCAGTCCAGAACATGGCTCCATTACAACATCAGCTGCCGCTACAGCCGCAGCATCAGCTGCCGCTACAGCCTCAGCATCAGCCTCAGCGTCATTCTCCCACGGCTGTTCCGTTCACACCCGGGCCTCCGAGTATGCTGTCAGCTCTGGATGAGATGGGGGTGAGAGGTGTGGAGAGGAGGGTGATTACACTGCCGCCAATAATCCACCATGTGCCCAGCTTCTCTCGGAAGGGCCCTGGAGGTggaagtggaggtggagggggagcTCGAGGGGACCCCAGGATGTCTAGTCAGTCCAGTGGGAGTACAAATCCCTCAGGGGCCGGAGCCTACCGCGACAGACGTGTATATAGAGAGAGGGACGCCTCTCCTCCCAGGCGGGGGATCCTGCGCGAGTACAGCGACGACTCCGACTGGGACAACAGGCGAGGAAGAGCGCCGCGCAGAGGCTCGAGAAACGGCAGGGGAGGCTCGGCTGCGAGGAGAGGAGGCACCGGGTCCAGCGGCTCCCGAGTGCGGGCGCGGAGTCGAGATGATCTGATGGAGGAGCTGTACAGAAGAGCGCCCCGGAGGGAGAGGAGCTATTCGCCTCCTCAGCGCCGCAAAGGCTCCTGGAGCTCCGACGAGGAGGACTACAGGAGACAGAAAGGGGGAAAAGTGAACGATTGGCCCGAGAAGCCGCCCAGCTACTTCGCCATCGAGCCTGGACAAAGCAACAGTCGGGGGAACTACAACCAACTTTCA GATAGAAGCTCCCGTAGCGGCACCAGTGTAGTCATCTAa